From bacterium, one genomic window encodes:
- a CDS encoding PAS domain-containing protein — protein MNELQQATPQVKKNVFLIRLLLASILLCLGYFYLMDHLDHKSLVLAYGIVLGLSFVPLHLIQEDRFEKVRFQYIVFSMDLVFLLAGLYLFDHWETNLMILIFLTFFMSALSQSVGRSLVVAMAVVGLYVYLIYYKSDDFNYLDPLLLLSCALLFVVSIHSGYLAYRSVQEEREIIQLARKAALLSEKVREGDQAALEYAATLKNVLDSLPIGAIAVSVEGNVLFVNARVGKILDLNPKGLVNALVTAKGQPLGPIGEKMADSLKTRRELKREYLDAEWNGHAKRFRLDSSSGSTPSGKVWGTLFLLQEVQHPAEGARPAAG, from the coding sequence ATGAACGAACTACAACAAGCTACACCCCAGGTCAAAAAGAACGTATTCCTGATCCGTCTTCTATTGGCTTCCATCCTCCTGTGCCTTGGCTATTTCTACCTGATGGACCATTTGGACCATAAAAGCCTGGTCTTGGCCTATGGCATCGTCCTGGGGCTCAGTTTCGTACCCCTCCACCTGATCCAGGAAGACCGTTTTGAGAAGGTCCGCTTCCAATACATCGTTTTTTCCATGGATCTGGTGTTCCTTTTGGCCGGCCTTTACCTGTTCGACCATTGGGAAACCAACCTGATGATCCTCATTTTCCTCACCTTTTTCATGTCCGCCTTGAGCCAGTCGGTGGGGCGCAGCCTGGTGGTGGCCATGGCGGTGGTCGGCCTTTACGTTTATTTGATCTATTACAAGAGCGATGATTTCAATTACCTCGACCCCCTTCTTCTGCTTTCCTGCGCTCTTCTTTTCGTTGTTTCCATCCATTCCGGCTATCTGGCCTACCGGTCGGTCCAGGAGGAGCGGGAGATCATCCAATTGGCCCGGAAAGCGGCCCTTTTGAGCGAAAAAGTACGGGAAGGGGACCAAGCCGCCCTGGAATACGCCGCGACCCTCAAGAACGTCCTCGATAGCCTCCCCATCGGGGCCATCGCAGTCTCCGTGGAGGGAAATGTCCTTTTCGTGAACGCCCGCGTGGGCAAGATCCTGGACCTGAACCCCAAGGGCCTGGTGAACGCCCTGGTGACCGCCAAGGGGCAGCCCTTGGGCCCGATCGGGGAAAAAATGGCCGATTCCCTGAAAACCCGGAGGGAGTTGAAGCGGGAATACCTGGATGCCGAATGGAACGGACACGCAAAACGTTTTCGTTTGGACAGTTCTTCGGGCTCGACCCCTTCGGGAAAGGTCTGGGGAACCCTTTTCCTCCTGCAGGAAGTGCAGCATCCGGCGGAAGGGGCACGACCGGCTGCCGGCTAA
- a CDS encoding succinate dehydrogenase/fumarate reductase iron-sulfur subunit yields the protein MGQVNIKVYRGDSNGGQLKDYNVEVEEGMVVLDVVHKIQATQSSDLACRWNCKAGKCGSCSAEVNGKPRLMCMTRMNEFKEGETVTITPMKTFPILKDLATDVSYNYQVNKTIPPFTPKEGADWHWEQEDVDRVQEFRKCIECFLCQDTCHVLRDHDKMGKFAGPRFFVRVASLEMHPIDGADRVPLLKGEHGLGYCNITKCCTEVCPESIHITDNAIIPLKERVVDRYYDPLRILLSKVFGK from the coding sequence ATGGGCCAAGTGAACATCAAGGTCTACCGGGGCGATTCGAACGGCGGCCAATTGAAGGACTACAACGTCGAGGTCGAAGAGGGGATGGTGGTCCTCGACGTGGTCCATAAGATCCAGGCCACCCAATCCTCCGACCTGGCCTGCCGCTGGAACTGCAAGGCTGGCAAGTGCGGGTCCTGTTCCGCCGAGGTCAACGGAAAGCCCCGCCTCATGTGCATGACCCGCATGAACGAGTTCAAAGAGGGGGAGACCGTCACCATCACCCCCATGAAGACCTTCCCGATCCTGAAGGACCTGGCCACGGACGTCTCCTACAACTACCAGGTCAACAAGACCATCCCGCCTTTCACTCCCAAGGAAGGGGCCGATTGGCATTGGGAGCAGGAGGATGTGGACCGGGTGCAGGAATTCCGCAAGTGCATCGAGTGCTTCCTTTGTCAGGATACCTGCCATGTGCTGCGCGACCACGACAAGATGGGCAAGTTCGCCGGGCCCCGCTTTTTCGTGCGGGTGGCTTCCCTCGAGATGCATCCCATCGACGGGGCCGACCGGGTGCCGCTCCTCAAGGGCGAACACGGTCTGGGCTACTGCAACATCACCAAATGCTGCACCGAGGTCTGCCCCGAGTCCATCCACATCACGGACAACGCCATCATCCCGCTGAAGGAAAGGGTCGTGGACCGCTATTACGACCCCTTGAGGATCCTGCTCTCCAAGGTCTTCGGGAAATAA
- a CDS encoding DUF6498-containing protein → MERTGASPWLPHWHPGALRDPSTLFLLAANLIPLLGVLFWSWDLFLLMMLYWSETAIIGFWHILRMALEAKIFALFLVPFFCVHFGGFMAGHFIFLMALFGKGRGIEVHSVKDYVDHILIGANLWIPFLALFLSHGISFFLNYLKPKMDQDFGLAPSSQRMDQDPVGMMSAPYRRVIVMHMTLLFGGFLSMALHMDKPAFFLMVALKTFVDLGAHTRKNFAGHPAADPA, encoded by the coding sequence TTGGAAAGAACCGGCGCTTCTCCCTGGCTTCCCCACTGGCATCCCGGTGCCTTACGGGACCCTTCCACTCTTTTCCTCCTGGCTGCCAACCTGATCCCGCTCCTAGGGGTCCTCTTCTGGAGCTGGGATCTTTTCCTTCTCATGATGCTCTACTGGTCGGAGACGGCCATCATCGGTTTCTGGCACATCCTGCGCATGGCCCTGGAAGCGAAGATCTTCGCCCTCTTCCTGGTCCCGTTCTTTTGCGTCCATTTCGGTGGGTTCATGGCGGGACACTTCATCTTCTTGATGGCATTGTTCGGTAAGGGCCGTGGGATCGAGGTCCACAGCGTCAAGGATTACGTGGACCATATCCTGATCGGGGCCAACCTTTGGATTCCTTTCCTCGCCCTCTTCCTGAGCCACGGCATCTCGTTCTTCCTGAACTATCTCAAGCCCAAAATGGACCAGGACTTCGGACTGGCGCCGTCGTCCCAGCGAATGGACCAGGACCCGGTGGGGATGATGTCCGCGCCCTACCGCCGGGTGATCGTGATGCACATGACCCTATTGTTCGGCGGGTTCCTGTCCATGGCCCTGCACATGGATAAACCCGCTTTTTTCCTGATGGTGGCCCTGAAGACTTTCGTGGACCTGGGCGCCCACACCCGTAAAAATTTCGCGGGACACCCGGCGGCGGACCCGGCCTAA